The following coding sequences lie in one Patescibacteria group bacterium genomic window:
- a CDS encoding glycosyltransferase: IVVDMSSDKTKEIALKYTPNVFSYHQSGTEARSAQKNYGLLQKSTGKFLLSLDADMNIDNGVVKECVSKMTQDMQLVGLYIPEIISGDGWWSKVRRFERTFYNGTVIDGLRFFTKEAFLKVGGFDENLYACEDWDLDKRLKQLGKFGIISLQLYHNEAEFNLKKYLSKKAYYSNNFEKYFSKWGKSDLDVKKQFGLYYRYFGVFIENGKWKKLLSHPILTLGMYFLRGLVGIVYLTSGDYK; this comes from the coding sequence ATTGTCGTGGATATGAGTTCTGATAAGACTAAGGAAATAGCCTTGAAATATACACCAAATGTTTTTTCTTATCATCAGTCGGGAACTGAGGCGAGAAGTGCGCAAAAAAATTATGGTCTCTTGCAAAAATCGACAGGAAAATTTTTATTGTCTCTTGATGCGGATATGAACATAGATAATGGGGTAGTTAAGGAGTGTGTTTCTAAAATGACGCAAGACATGCAGTTAGTAGGGCTTTATATTCCGGAAATAATCTCGGGCGATGGCTGGTGGAGCAAAGTCAGAAGATTTGAAAGAACCTTTTACAACGGCACTGTTATCGACGGGTTAAGATTTTTCACCAAAGAAGCATTTTTGAAAGTCGGTGGCTTTGACGAAAATCTTTATGCTTGTGAAGATTGGGATTTGGATAAAAGACTGAAACAGTTAGGTAAATTTGGCATTATTAGCCTTCAGCTTTATCATAACGAAGCGGAATTTAACTTAAAAAAATATTTGAGCAAAAAGGCCTATTATTCAAATAACTTTGAAAAATATTTTTCCAAATGGGGCAAGAGCGATCTGGATGTAAAAAAACAGTTTGGATTATATTATAGATATTTCGGAGTTTTTATAGAAAATGGTAAATGGAAAAAGTTATTATCTCATCCAATTTTAACATTAGGAATGTATTTTTTGAGAGGATTGGTGGGGATAGTTTATTTAACCAGTGGGGATTATAAATAA